One Campylobacter sp. MG1 genomic window carries:
- a CDS encoding thermonuclease family protein, which produces MKKLTANQKSLIKKLPAKYQIFAVILLLIIINFSYFMSFFDEYSLERVSDGDTIVVINKGEKIKIRLYGIDAPESTQSYGQYCKNQLTNLLESKKITLDIKNKDNYGRSVSIVYANNEDINAKMVQIGCAWAYQNYTKKYLDYEKIARNNKIGLWSEKNPQNPRDYRKEHK; this is translated from the coding sequence ATGAAAAAATTAACAGCAAATCAAAAATCATTGATAAAAAAATTACCAGCAAAATACCAAATTTTTGCAGTTATTTTATTATTAATAATTATAAATTTCTCATATTTTATGTCTTTTTTTGATGAATATAGTTTAGAAAGAGTTAGTGATGGAGATACTATTGTAGTAATTAATAAAGGTGAAAAAATTAAAATAAGACTATATGGAATAGATGCACCTGAAAGTACTCAAAGTTATGGACAATATTGTAAAAATCAACTAACAAATTTATTAGAAAGTAAAAAAATTACATTAGATATAAAAAATAAAGATAATTATGGTAGAAGTGTTAGTATAGTATATGCAAATAATGAAGATATAAACGCAAAAATGGTGCAAATCGGTTGTGCTTGGGCTTATCAAAATTATACTAAAAAATATTTAGATTATGAAAAAATAGCTAGAAATAATAAAATAGGATTGTGGAGTGAAAAAAATCCACAAAATCCTAGAGATTATAGAAAAGAACATAAATAA
- a CDS encoding CstA-like transporter-associated (seleno)protein, which produces MGFFDKLKAVCGIPDYEAYLKEHNEKYPNEKPLTKEEFLKRERERLNSNCA; this is translated from the coding sequence ATGGGTTTTTTTGATAAATTAAAAGCTGTTTGTGGCATACCTGATTATGAAGCTTATTTAAAAGAACATAATGAAAAATATCCTAATGAAAAGCCACTAACTAAAGAAGAATTTTTAAAAAGAGAAAGAGAACGCTTAAATTCAAATTGTGCTTGA